The DNA region GGCATATTGTGGCGTTGACCCACCTCATAATCGTTAAAATCGTGAGCAGGGGTTATTTTTACACAGCCAGTGCCAAATTCTGGGTCTACATAATCATCGGCAATAACTGGGATTTCACGTTTACATAAAGGCAACGCGATCATTTTGCCAATAAGGTGTTGGTAGCGTTCGTCAGATGGGTGAACGGCGACACAAACATCGCCTAGCATGGTTTCTGGGCGGGTCGTTGCAACCACAAGTTCACCGCTACCATCGGCTAATGGATAGCGCATATGCCACATATGGCCTTGTTCTTCTTGCGAAATAACTTCAAGGTCGGATACCGCAGTGTGTAATTTAGGGTCCCAGTTAACCAGGCGTTTACCGCGATAAATGAGCCCTTCTTCATGTAGTTTTACAAACACTTCGTTAACCGCTTTAGACAGCCCTTCGTCCATGGTGAAACGCTCGCGCGACCAATCTAGGGAGGTGCCCATGCGGCGTAATTGCTTAGTGATGGTGTTGCCAGATAATTCTTTCCAATCCCAAATGCGCTCAACAAATTCTTCGCGGCCTAAGTCGTGGCGAGTTTTACCTTCTGCGTTTAATTGGCGTTCAACCACCATTTGGGTCGCAATACCGGCATGATCACTACCGGCTTGCCATAGGGTGTTGTGTCCTTGCATACGATGGTAACGCGTTAGTGAATCCATGATCGTGTCTTGGAAAGCATGCCCCATGTGTAAGCTACCGGTAACATTGGGCGGCGGTATCATAATGCAATAGGCGCTATCGCCTCCTTTGGGTTCGAAGTAACCTTGTTCTTCCCATTGGCGATACCAGCGAGATTCTATGTCATGCGGGGCGTATGTCTTATCCATCGTGTGTGTTCGGTGTTGATTTTTAAAGGCGGTATTATAACTTTGTTGGAGAGGGTGGGGTTGTTGGTAAGCAAGTTTTTAGCTTAATGATATTTTACAAGAAGAAGGTTTGTTAGTTTTCCTTAATACGTAATGTTTATAGTTTTTCGCTGTCGCGAGGACGTTCATTTCTTTTGTTCACCCAAAAGTAACGAACCAAAGAAAAGGGTGCCCTAATATCAGTAAATTAACAGTTTTCGGGCTCGCAGGTAAACTCGCTACGCTCAGAGAACCTGCTTACTTATCCGAAAACAGCTAATTTACTTGCGAGATAAAGGGACGGTAAATCTAGAGCCATATCTGAACCGGTCTTGATTTTAATATCCCCTTTTGCTCTCACTGAAAAACTAAGCATTAAAATAGAGCGTTCTAATGTGGCTGTTTGAGCCTGTTTTGTAGGCGAGTTCCACAGTAGCTATTTTAGTGATTGGTTTTGAAGGAACCCTTCAGGGTGAAAGCATTTGGGTGGCATTTTTCTGGTTATTCTTTTGTTGTTACTGACAAAAGAGTAACTCGGCCTTTAGGGCGAAACTTTAACTAGAAATGAACACTCTAGCGACAGCGATAATAAGAATCAAATTTTATGCGTCTGCAGTCGATACCCTCTGCTCTTATAAAACTTAAACCGCTCCCGTCCTGCTTGTTTAATTGATTCATTTTGATTAACAAGCTCAGCAAATCGTTCAAACCGAGCAAAACAATCGGGTGTTTTCTCAGTAAGGTTAATTAGCACGTCGTGAATATCTAACGGGTCACCAGTGTGGTTAATGTACACTGGGTGGTTGGCGCACTTTGTTGGGTCCATAGTATGTGGTACAAAACTGGTGGGCGAGAAGGACCAAAGCAAGTCATCCACTGTCTTGGATTGTTGTTCTGAATCGGTATGAATATACACGCGATGACCCTGTTTGCTAGCTTTTTGAGCTAGCCGACAGGCAAAAAGGTGCTGTGCATCAGGGGTGTCATCTGGCAGTACATAAAAGTCGATTCTGGTCATTTTGTAATGGCTTGTTTAACAGCGATCCAATATAAATTGGCTTAGCATGTGAACAGGGCGACCAGTTGCGCCTTTATCCGTACCCGATTTCCAGGCAGTGCCGGCAATGTCTAAATGAGCCCATTTATAATCTTCGGTAAAGTGTGACAAGAAGCAGGCTGCGGTAATAGTGCCACCAGCAGGGCCACCAATATTAGCGAGATCGGCGAAGTTACTTTTTAGCTGGGGTTTGTATTCATCCCACAGTGGTAATTGCCATGCTTTGTCATTGGCTTTAATGCCAGCGTCTAGCAATTCGTTAGCCAATTTATCGTTATTGCCTAGTAAGCCGGTGGCATGTTTTCCTAACGCGACTACACAAGCGCCAGTTAAGGTAGCAATATCAATGACTACTTCAGGTTTAAATTTAGCAGAGTAGGTGAGTGCGTCACATAAAATTAAACGTCCTTCTGCATCAGTGTTTAAAATTTCAATGGTTAGACCGGCCATGCTGGTAACGATATCACCAGGTTTGTTGGCATCACCATCGGGCAGGTTTTCTGATGATGGAACAACGCCAACTACATTGATGGGTAAATTTAATTCGGCGCACATTTGAATCACGCCGAAGACACTTGCACCACCGCACATATCGTATTTCATTTCATCCATACCGGATGAGGGTTTTATGGAAATTCCACCGGCATCAAAAGTGAGGCCCTTACCAACCAGAACGATGGGTTTTTGAGAACTTGGGCCACCTTTATGTTCCATAGTAATGAGCTTCGCCGGTTGGCGAGAACCCCTAGAAACAGATAATAATGAGCCCATTCCTAGTGCTTCCATTTTGGCTTCATCTAAAATGGTTATTTTAAGCGATGCGTGTTGTTTGCCAAGTTCTTTTGCTGTCTCAGCTAAGTAGCTTGGGGTGCAAATATTACCGGGTAAATTGGCTAATTTTTTTGCGCTGTCAATGCCATTAGCGATACTCGAGGCGGTGTCTGCAGCACTGTTGATCATTTTTGCAGTGTAATCATCGGTATGCCATAGTTGGCATTTTTCTAATATGTTGGCATCGGGCGCGGAGGTTGTGAGCGTATCGGTGTATTGGTAAAGTGCTTCACGAGACTTCAATACTAACTGACGAACTTTCCAGTTGATATCTTTACCGCTAACTTCAACAGCTAATAATGTAGAGCAAACAGCCTTAATCGGTAAGTTTTTAAGCGAGTTGATGCTTTCGCTGATGGCCTTTGTGTAATCTTCCGCTGAGGTGTTGCCTTGCTCGCCAAAACCGACAAGAAGCACACGCTTTATTTTGCTGCTGGCAGGCATTTGAAGTAACAGTGTATTGCCCGCTTTGCCAGAAGCGTCACCTTGTTTTAAAACGGCAGCTATTTGTCCATCATGGGCTTGGTCGAAGTGGGTGGTTATTTCAAGCTGTTTACCTTTACTGAAAACGGGCAAAAGAAGGCAAGGAGTTGAAAGTTTATCGATTGACCCTGTTTTTGAAACGAATTGCATGCGGATACCTCTGAATGATAAGTAATGTTTTTGTTTGGCTTTTCCGTTAGGATACGACACCATAACTCTATGGATTTATGTGCCTAACTATAAGCCAAATACACTGTTGATGTCTGCGTTTAAATTAAAAATTATTGATCGATTGCTAGTGACTCAAATTAGCAAAATGATGTTAGGGGTCATGACGGTGTTGACGGTTATCTTATTGAGTCAGCGATTGGTTCGTTTGTTTTCTAAGGTTACAGCCGGTGAGTTGTCCGCTGATGTTGTGTTGTCATTAGTTGGCTTTAACCTGTTGCTATTGATGATTAAAATTCTACCGGTGGCTTTGTTGTTGTCGATATTACTGGTGTTAGGCCGGATGTATCGAGACCATGAAATGACGGCACTGTTCTCGTCAGGTATAGGCTTAACTCAGATCTATCGTGGAATATTTATT from Cycloclasticus pugetii PS-1 includes:
- a CDS encoding DNA polymerase III subunit chi; its protein translation is MTRIDFYVLPDDTPDAQHLFACRLAQKASKQGHRVYIHTDSEQQSKTVDDLLWSFSPTSFVPHTMDPTKCANHPVYINHTGDPLDIHDVLINLTEKTPDCFARFERFAELVNQNESIKQAGRERFKFYKSRGYRLQTHKI
- a CDS encoding leucyl aminopeptidase codes for the protein MQFVSKTGSIDKLSTPCLLLPVFSKGKQLEITTHFDQAHDGQIAAVLKQGDASGKAGNTLLLQMPASSKIKRVLLVGFGEQGNTSAEDYTKAISESINSLKNLPIKAVCSTLLAVEVSGKDINWKVRQLVLKSREALYQYTDTLTTSAPDANILEKCQLWHTDDYTAKMINSAADTASSIANGIDSAKKLANLPGNICTPSYLAETAKELGKQHASLKITILDEAKMEALGMGSLLSVSRGSRQPAKLITMEHKGGPSSQKPIVLVGKGLTFDAGGISIKPSSGMDEMKYDMCGGASVFGVIQMCAELNLPINVVGVVPSSENLPDGDANKPGDIVTSMAGLTIEILNTDAEGRLILCDALTYSAKFKPEVVIDIATLTGACVVALGKHATGLLGNNDKLANELLDAGIKANDKAWQLPLWDEYKPQLKSNFADLANIGGPAGGTITAACFLSHFTEDYKWAHLDIAGTAWKSGTDKGATGRPVHMLSQFILDRC